One stretch of Pirellulales bacterium DNA includes these proteins:
- a CDS encoding AAA family ATPase has product MKDPYEGQRVFTRDEILKWASADQPTQSEAVRSAAAADDDASVAAHRPIIQSLADVTPEEVSWLWPGRIALGKVTMIAGDPGLGKSFLSLDIAARVSTGAAWPDSDELAPRGGVVILTCEDGLADTIRPRLDAAGADVRRIVALQGVAASDDGGEYQRGVDLSRDLSVVEAAVDAVNDCRLLVVDPFPAFLGKTDSHKNAEVRSVIAPLAELAERRQFAVLGITHLSKSERQAIYRCMGSLAFAAAARAVWAVTKDNSDEEKRRRLFLPIKNNLGNDLSGLSFTLATKYGDSGVPCVAWDATPVDSITADESLASPAKPRGRPAEGRDSAAEFLRGALANGPRAANDVRDEAVNGHMISVRSLDRAKSVLNVDCYRERIPGPWIWRLPTLPESTLPKASHGNYGDVGNVANFSGKTVDPTTPKPKDAIIPVWRENGLFAQPDDAPDCPDYQGNGYYQQGF; this is encoded by the coding sequence ATGAAAGACCCATATGAGGGGCAGAGAGTATTCACGCGCGACGAAATCCTCAAGTGGGCGAGTGCGGACCAACCAACGCAGAGTGAAGCGGTTCGTAGTGCGGCTGCGGCCGACGACGACGCATCAGTTGCGGCGCACCGGCCAATCATCCAGTCATTGGCGGACGTAACGCCGGAGGAGGTAAGTTGGCTTTGGCCCGGGCGCATCGCACTTGGAAAAGTGACGATGATTGCCGGCGATCCTGGCCTGGGGAAAAGTTTTCTAAGTTTGGATATCGCGGCGCGAGTATCGACCGGCGCAGCGTGGCCGGATAGCGACGAGCTTGCCCCGCGTGGCGGTGTAGTGATCCTGACCTGCGAGGACGGGCTGGCCGACACAATTCGCCCGCGGCTGGATGCCGCCGGAGCGGACGTAAGGCGGATAGTTGCCCTACAGGGGGTGGCCGCGAGCGACGACGGCGGCGAATACCAACGCGGTGTTGACCTGTCGCGCGATTTATCGGTTGTGGAAGCCGCCGTCGACGCCGTGAATGACTGCCGGTTGCTGGTTGTCGATCCATTCCCCGCTTTTCTGGGAAAGACTGACAGCCACAAAAACGCCGAAGTCCGGAGTGTGATTGCCCCGTTGGCCGAACTTGCCGAGAGGAGGCAATTCGCCGTTCTCGGAATCACTCACTTGAGCAAGAGCGAGCGGCAGGCCATTTATAGATGTATGGGGAGCTTGGCGTTTGCGGCTGCGGCGCGAGCAGTTTGGGCAGTCACAAAAGATAACAGCGACGAAGAAAAGCGCCGGCGGTTGTTTTTGCCAATCAAAAATAATCTCGGCAACGATCTATCAGGGTTGTCGTTTACACTCGCTACAAAATACGGCGATAGCGGTGTACCGTGCGTGGCGTGGGATGCCACGCCCGTTGATAGCATCACTGCCGACGAGTCTTTGGCATCTCCGGCCAAGCCGCGCGGACGACCGGCCGAAGGCCGCGATAGCGCAGCAGAGTTTCTTCGGGGAGCACTGGCCAATGGCCCAAGGGCTGCCAACGATGTCCGCGACGAGGCGGTCAACGGCCATATGATTTCGGTCAGGAGTTTGGACCGTGCTAAGTCCGTTCTCAACGTGGACTGCTATAGAGAGAGAATTCCCGGCCCTTGGATTTGGCGATTGCCAACATTGCCAGAATCAACATTGCCAAAAGCCTCACACGGGAATTATGGCGATGTTGGCAATGTTGCGAATTTCTCGGGAAAAACCGTAGATCCAACAACGCCAAAACCCAAGGACGCCATAATTCCGGTGTGGAGAGAAAACGGGCTATTCGCCCAACCCGACGATGCCCCAGATTGCCCAGATTACCAAGGCAACGGCTATTATCAGCAAGGATTTTAA
- a CDS encoding PEP-CTERM sorting domain-containing protein: MKNLTFAAVLLLTARVAQAQTGIYDFKAYSFANYGSPFYYVATTAKDLASAIDGGAMGGNWGSTTLDELFQIGQISFSDEYDLSSGLHVKFSAEAVHHEAEPLSTDPPGIGAKAFASNNQYIGPTTVIGESFVYLKHTVSINNPTTRDEYLKSYGFTTSLDGVINVSGDSIAQVGQAIRLTLDDGQSYTNSETLTVEGRILPYTFSYGRPGLFSDPPLTLTNSGPYGTELIAHSSHSMTIETLLYVRAQTGISVDRAAGTASTDFKNTMRVSNIQFFDENDQVIPGLQVVGSDGAVYPYNVVPEPSALMLFGVGSMGVLLARVRRTRRVWLGGVPNRSSTKSTFVNS; the protein is encoded by the coding sequence ATGAAAAACTTGACTTTCGCTGCGGTGCTGTTGTTGACGGCGCGAGTTGCCCAGGCCCAGACTGGTATCTACGATTTCAAAGCCTACTCTTTCGCGAATTACGGGTCCCCATTTTATTACGTGGCGACCACAGCGAAGGATTTGGCGTCCGCGATCGACGGTGGCGCTATGGGTGGCAATTGGGGTAGCACGACTCTCGATGAACTTTTTCAGATTGGGCAAATTTCCTTTTCGGACGAGTATGACCTTAGCAGCGGCTTGCATGTCAAGTTCTCCGCGGAGGCGGTCCATCACGAGGCAGAGCCCTTATCCACCGACCCGCCAGGCATCGGCGCGAAAGCCTTCGCCTCGAACAACCAATACATAGGACCAACCACGGTCATTGGCGAGAGTTTCGTCTATTTGAAGCACACTGTCTCGATCAATAATCCCACGACCCGCGACGAGTATTTGAAATCGTATGGGTTTACCACCAGTCTGGACGGAGTGATTAATGTGAGCGGCGATTCGATTGCCCAGGTAGGACAAGCGATCCGTCTAACCCTCGACGATGGCCAATCCTACACCAATTCCGAAACTCTAACGGTGGAAGGACGCATTTTGCCATACACCTTCTCCTATGGACGACCAGGGCTATTTAGCGACCCCCCGCTAACGCTGACGAATTCCGGTCCATACGGTACCGAGTTAATCGCTCATAGTTCCCATTCGATGACGATCGAGACGCTCCTCTATGTGCGTGCCCAGACAGGTATCAGCGTGGACCGTGCCGCCGGTACCGCCAGCACCGACTTCAAGAACACAATGCGGGTGTCGAACATCCAGTTTTTCGACGAGAACGACCAGGTGATCCCGGGCCTGCAGGTTGTTGGATCCGACGGCGCCGTCTACCCGTACAACGTCGTCCCGGAACCTTCCGCGCTGATGCTTTTCGGGGTCGGTTCCATGGGGGTGCTGTTGGCACGAGTCCGTAGAACGCGGCGCGTCTGGTTGGGCGGCGTGCCCAATCGGTCATCGACAAAATCGACATTCGTGAATTCTTGA